A region from the Geobacter benzoatilyticus genome encodes:
- a CDS encoding helix-turn-helix transcriptional regulator — protein MEPLIADKTLREEIVGVSAVTWWHYRKNGMLPPAIKFGRRYYYRQQDVERWLAERVGRTAESQAE, from the coding sequence ATGGAACCACTTATTGCGGACAAGACGTTGCGTGAAGAAATCGTGGGTGTATCGGCTGTGACCTGGTGGCATTATCGCAAAAACGGCATGCTTCCACCCGCGATAAAGTTCGGCAGGCGTTATTACTACCGTCAACAGGATGTTGAACGCTGGCTCGCGGAAAGAGTTGGGCGTACCGCCGAGTCGCAAGCTGAGTAG
- a CDS encoding helix-turn-helix transcriptional regulator, with protein sequence MTSGERIKILRILNGFTQQTLAEFADVSRASVMLWEKDKLPTRRTALALATLFEVSAEYLLEGIYPPDYALWKPIAPGHPKHLQDLAVDMNHGISALFSEIGIVFSAKGQTSENQFFWLCGNDPYSNEWQLNYLLTCDKSLEPLLSSSIRASVVSATDLGKILPNGGWGALVGAIAENLHENYRHYPDCSRLYDRLGGLESEGDDDFTLGGLLKRFGREIAKNRDTIMDDDLETMANYLAKEVSKHSGFTNIKCSASKLIRASIKQVKTSWNK encoded by the coding sequence ATGACTTCTGGAGAGCGAATCAAAATACTCCGAATTTTAAATGGCTTTACGCAGCAAACACTTGCAGAGTTTGCAGATGTAAGCCGTGCTTCAGTAATGTTGTGGGAAAAGGACAAACTGCCAACCAGACGCACCGCTCTAGCGCTAGCAACGTTATTTGAGGTGAGCGCTGAATATTTGCTGGAAGGCATATATCCCCCGGATTACGCCTTGTGGAAGCCCATTGCTCCAGGCCATCCGAAACATTTGCAAGACCTTGCAGTGGATATGAACCACGGCATCTCAGCCCTCTTCAGCGAAATTGGCATTGTTTTCTCGGCAAAAGGGCAAACATCTGAAAATCAATTTTTTTGGCTTTGCGGCAACGACCCCTACAGCAATGAATGGCAACTCAATTATCTCTTAACCTGCGACAAATCACTCGAACCCCTCCTGTCGAGTTCAATCAGGGCCTCGGTAGTGAGCGCAACTGATCTCGGAAAGATTCTACCGAATGGCGGATGGGGTGCGCTTGTTGGTGCGATTGCAGAAAACCTGCACGAAAATTACAGACATTATCCTGATTGCAGCAGATTGTATGATAGGCTTGGCGGGCTTGAGAGCGAAGGAGACGACGACTTTACGCTCGGGGGGTTACTGAAACGCTTCGGAAGGGAAATTGCCAAGAATAGAGATACCATCATGGATGATGATCTCGAGACCATGGCTAATTACTTAGCCAAAGAAGTCTCGAAGCACTCAGGATTCACAAACATCAAATGCAGTGCGTCAAAGCTCATACGCGCGTCGATTAAACAAGTAAAGACAAGCTGGAACAAATAA